Genomic segment of Acidobacteriota bacterium:
GGCAGCATCCGCGCCGGCAGCATCCGCGCCGGCAGCTTCCGCACCGTCAACGTATACGCCGGCCGCATCCACAGGCTACACGCCGCGTCCGCACAGCCCGCGTCCGGGCGGCGGCGACCGCGGACCGGGCGGCCCGCGCGGCGAGCGGCGTCCGGGCAGCTCCGGACCCGGTGGCCCGCGCGGCGACCGCAAGTTCTTCCGGCGCAAGAAGGTTTGCAAGTTCTGCGTGGAGAAGATCGACGCCATCGACTACAAGGACGTCGGCTTGCTGCGGCAGTTCGTCGCCGAGCGCGGCAAGATCGTGCCGCGGCGCCTGACTGGCGTGTGCACGCCGCACCAGCGCCGTTTGTCCGCCGCCATCA
This window contains:
- the rpsR gene encoding 30S ribosomal protein S18 — its product is MADEVKTPNEAPATKAEPTTTPAAASPSPAASAPAASAPAASAPSTYTPAASTGYTPRPHSPRPGGGDRGPGGPRGERRPGSSGPGGPRGDRKFFRRKKVCKFCVEKIDAIDYKDVGLLRQFVAERGKIVPRRLTGVCTPHQRRLSAAIKQARNIALLPFQARF